A window of the Candidatus Binatia bacterium genome harbors these coding sequences:
- a CDS encoding acetoacetate decarboxylase family protein, whose amino-acid sequence MPQPISMPWSAPVFPPPPHHWPGVRLVVFPFLPKPGAVEAILPPGMVAGEGPSMITMLTYPETPIIHPFKELVVMVPVRVGTVEGNYVPYIYVTTDEALIPGREIAGFPKKIADVVWERDGDRFRGSATRLGKCILSLEGTITGPMPPEVAAMQSDAARRPSINYKLIPGPAGEIEIEEITAVQLEVVQHQVEIGSGSVRCEGSSWDPVADLIPDSEGPLIAILSDNTIPAGRVLQRIDRKAGTRSAA is encoded by the coding sequence ATGCCGCAGCCGATCAGCATGCCGTGGTCTGCCCCCGTGTTCCCGCCGCCACCACACCACTGGCCGGGGGTCCGTCTCGTCGTGTTCCCGTTCCTGCCCAAACCGGGCGCCGTGGAGGCGATCCTGCCGCCGGGCATGGTGGCTGGCGAGGGGCCCTCCATGATCACGATGCTCACGTATCCGGAGACGCCGATCATTCATCCGTTCAAGGAGCTGGTAGTGATGGTGCCGGTGCGCGTCGGCACCGTGGAAGGCAATTACGTTCCGTACATCTACGTCACCACCGACGAGGCATTGATTCCGGGGCGCGAGATCGCCGGCTTTCCGAAGAAGATCGCCGACGTGGTCTGGGAGCGCGACGGCGATCGGTTCCGCGGCTCGGCGACGCGCCTCGGCAAGTGCATCCTGTCGCTCGAAGGGACGATCACGGGCCCGATGCCACCGGAGGTGGCGGCGATGCAGTCCGACGCCGCGCGTCGCCCGTCAATCAACTACAAGCTGATTCCGGGTCCGGCCGGAGAGATCGAGATCGAGGAGATCACGGCGGTGCAGCTCGAAGTGGTACAGCACCAGGTGGAGATCGGCTCCGGCTCGGTGCGCTGCGAGGGCTCGTCCTGGGATCCCGTCGCCGACCTCATCCCGGATTCCGAGGGGCCGCTGATCGCCATCCTCTCCGACAACACGATTCCCGCCGGCCGGGTGTTGCAGCGCATCGATCGGAAGGCAGGAACCCGCTCCGCCGCGTGA
- a CDS encoding molybdopterin-dependent oxidoreductase, whose amino-acid sequence MSEEAQRRRCNTGWDRVAFGTHCVDCFPNNCPLLVFVKDGKVVREEAAGVLETVEPGVPDMNPMGCQKGACWSRQLDAPDRVLYPLRRAGARGEGRWERISWDEALDEIADAMLDAIVEVGPASIVHEVSPEISVIPASARFMNIIGGTSLDVNASINDFFVGYHQVFGKSHFGTSVDDFFHADCILIWHCNPAYTAIPAFHYLVEARYRGAELVLISPDVNPSHSHVDTHVAVRHGTDAALALAMCQVVLAEGLGDLGFVRSQTDLSLLVRTDTQEFLRQSHLEAGGRDDRFYHLHPDRGLVPADPGSLLLDFEPRLDGTVTVRLSDGGEATVEPLLARLRRMLDAHYTPEAAAAICGVHPETIRTLARTVAARRTRIFLGAGISKYFHGDLMTRAMLLLLAVTGNWGKKGSGTSGWCSSLFDGNTLAMAKFKAGAEGAIEMRDTMSMMVEGLRAQDPTLTAELAANAFWRMVGPSTGMSPPAFFWYWHAGYRDRWNRPEWNDTTMPRSFDSYWSEALEANWWAGAARPGPASPPRVLLEIGGNIVRRSRGGQRVILDNLWPQLSKIVCMDYRVSQTALYADIVLPATQHYEKTTFNMPTPWSMFLTMSDAVADPPGEARSEWEVLAALCRALGTRAAARGLTSYSDHNGVERSYDRLWSGFTLDGALVDDETVAADMVESAVAVGNLPAGTTLKTFRERGWSRYADWGLVTFAKGQASPFPRGETHAPLRNHVELGHPYPTLTRRAQFLLDHPWYREAGEDLPVHKDPPPMGGAYPFALSSGHSRWSIHAMNMTNPVILETHRGKPFVLVNDADARARGIADDALVRIRNDAGEFVVAARVSPAQRPGALTVYNGFEGFAFPGGAGANEVEPGLIKWLHLVGGYGHLTFTPIEWQPTPFDRCVYVEMECVESR is encoded by the coding sequence ATGAGCGAAGAAGCACAACGCCGCCGCTGCAACACCGGCTGGGATCGGGTGGCCTTCGGCACGCATTGCGTCGACTGCTTCCCGAACAACTGCCCGCTGCTCGTCTTTGTGAAGGACGGCAAGGTCGTGCGCGAGGAAGCCGCCGGCGTACTCGAGACGGTCGAGCCCGGCGTGCCCGACATGAACCCGATGGGCTGTCAGAAGGGTGCCTGTTGGAGCCGCCAACTGGACGCGCCGGATCGCGTGCTCTACCCGCTGCGGCGCGCCGGCGCGCGCGGCGAGGGACGCTGGGAACGGATCTCCTGGGACGAGGCGCTCGACGAAATCGCCGACGCCATGCTGGACGCGATCGTCGAAGTCGGCCCAGCCTCGATCGTTCACGAGGTATCGCCGGAAATCAGCGTGATCCCCGCATCGGCGCGGTTCATGAACATCATCGGCGGGACCTCTCTCGACGTGAATGCCTCGATCAACGATTTCTTCGTCGGTTACCATCAGGTGTTCGGCAAGTCCCACTTCGGGACCTCGGTCGACGACTTCTTTCATGCCGACTGCATCCTCATCTGGCACTGCAATCCCGCGTATACGGCCATTCCGGCCTTCCATTATCTCGTCGAGGCGCGCTACCGCGGCGCCGAACTGGTGTTGATCTCGCCCGATGTAAACCCGTCGCACAGTCATGTGGATACGCACGTGGCCGTGCGGCATGGGACCGACGCGGCGCTGGCGCTGGCCATGTGTCAGGTGGTTCTCGCCGAGGGTCTGGGCGATCTCGGCTTTGTCCGCTCGCAAACCGATCTTTCCTTGCTGGTGCGCACCGACACGCAGGAGTTCCTGCGCCAGTCGCACCTCGAGGCGGGTGGGCGTGACGACCGTTTCTACCACCTGCACCCGGATCGAGGGTTGGTTCCCGCCGATCCGGGCAGCTTGCTGCTGGACTTCGAGCCGCGGCTGGACGGGACGGTTACCGTGCGGCTGTCCGACGGTGGGGAAGCGACCGTGGAGCCGCTACTGGCGCGGCTGCGCCGGATGCTCGACGCGCACTACACGCCGGAGGCGGCAGCGGCCATTTGCGGTGTGCACCCGGAGACCATCCGCACCCTCGCTCGGACGGTAGCCGCCCGCCGCACGCGCATCTTTCTCGGCGCCGGTATCAGCAAGTATTTCCATGGCGATCTCATGACGCGGGCGATGCTCCTGCTGCTTGCGGTCACCGGCAACTGGGGCAAGAAGGGTAGCGGCACGAGCGGCTGGTGTTCCTCGCTCTTCGACGGCAACACGCTCGCCATGGCGAAGTTCAAAGCCGGGGCGGAGGGCGCCATCGAGATGCGCGACACGATGAGCATGATGGTCGAAGGGTTACGGGCGCAGGACCCCACCCTCACCGCCGAGCTCGCGGCCAATGCGTTCTGGCGCATGGTGGGCCCGTCGACGGGAATGAGCCCGCCGGCCTTCTTCTGGTATTGGCACGCCGGTTACCGCGACCGCTGGAACCGGCCCGAGTGGAACGACACTACGATGCCGCGTTCCTTCGATTCGTATTGGAGCGAGGCCCTCGAGGCGAACTGGTGGGCAGGCGCGGCGCGCCCGGGACCGGCCTCGCCGCCGCGGGTCTTGCTGGAGATCGGCGGCAACATCGTGCGCCGCAGCCGTGGCGGTCAGCGGGTCATCCTCGACAACCTCTGGCCGCAACTCAGCAAGATCGTCTGCATGGACTACCGGGTGTCGCAGACGGCGTTGTACGCCGACATCGTGTTGCCGGCGACGCAGCATTACGAGAAGACGACCTTCAACATGCCGACACCGTGGAGCATGTTCCTGACCATGTCGGATGCGGTCGCCGATCCGCCGGGGGAGGCGCGCTCGGAGTGGGAAGTGCTTGCGGCGCTGTGCAGGGCGCTGGGTACCCGTGCCGCCGCCCGCGGGCTGACGAGCTACAGCGACCATAACGGCGTCGAGCGTTCTTATGACCGGCTGTGGAGCGGCTTCACCCTCGACGGCGCGCTGGTGGACGACGAGACGGTTGCGGCCGACATGGTGGAATCCGCAGTCGCGGTGGGCAATCTGCCGGCAGGGACAACCCTGAAAACCTTCCGGGAGCGCGGCTGGAGCCGCTATGCCGATTGGGGTCTGGTCACCTTTGCCAAGGGCCAGGCCTCGCCGTTTCCGCGCGGCGAGACGCATGCGCCGCTGCGCAATCACGTCGAGCTCGGACATCCCTATCCGACGCTGACCCGCCGCGCCCAGTTTCTGCTCGATCACCCCTGGTACCGCGAAGCCGGAGAAGATCTGCCCGTGCACAAGGACCCGCCACCCATGGGCGGAGCGTACCCGTTCGCCCTCTCCAGCGGCCATAGCCGGTGGAGCATCCACGCCATGAACATGACCAATCCCGTCATCCTGGAAACCCACCGCGGCAAGCCGTTCGTTCTCGTGAACGACGCCGATGCGCGGGCCAGGGGCATTGCCGACGACGCCCTCGTGCGCATCCGGAACGACGCCGGCGAATTCGTCGTCGCGGCGCGTGTCAGCCCGGCGCAGCGCCCCGGTGCCTTGACCGTGTACAACGGCTTCGAGGGCTTTGCGTTTCCGGGTGGAGCCGGCGCCAACGAAGTCGAGCCCGGGTTGATCAAATGGCTCCATCTCGTCGGCGGGTACGGGCACCTGACCTTTACCCCGATCGAGTGGCAGCCAACACCGTTCGACCGCTGCGTGTACGTCGAGATGGAATGCGTCGAGAGCCGCTGA